CAATGTCTCTGTGAACAACATTATCAAAATAGGCAACGGCTATATCTCTGTGATAACTCCTGCCGGCATTTCTGCAGAGGGGGGAACAGTAACAATAGAAGCCAACGGCGAATCGGCAGAGTCAGTCATGACGCTGACTGTCGGCAAGCCCGAGCCTTTGCGCGTGGCTCCTCTTGACAAGGAAATAAAAATCAACGAATGTGTGGAGGTGTACGGCAACGACCTCGAATTTATCACCAAGGCTTATTTCCCCGGTGAAGACGGCAAGGACATTGTTGTAGATGCAAGTAACTTTAAGCGCAAAGCTACCGGTTCTCTTTACATCTATTCGCCAATGGGTATAAAAGCCGGACCTGCCCAAGTTACCCTCGAAGACTGCAGCGGCAAGAAATATACTTTGCCAGAGGTAACGCTGTCTGACGAGGTTGCAGGTGGCAGCGAAGGAGGTGAAGGATATGCTTCAATCTGGGAAGGTGAATACACTACTGGCTGGTGGTGGTATCTCCCTGCATCTGAGCTTGACCTCTCGGCAATAACGCCAGAAGCCGGCCAAACTATTAAGTTCACGTTCACTCACCATGATGCTCCTCAGACTTTTTGTCTGTGCGATGGTTGGTGGGGTGCTCCTTTCATCCGCGATGGCGGTGAAAGCGGTAACAACATCGTTCTTGCCGCTGGTGAGGACTTCCTGGAATTCAAAATCTCGGAAGGTATGGCGGCAACAATGAATGGTACTGAAACCGCTCTCATCATTGGCGGCGACATAACAATCACCAAGATTCAGATTAAGACAGATTAAACTCTATACAAAGAAGTCATAGCCTGATATCTGTAAACATTTCAAGTCTGCCGGAGAGCTAAAGTTCTTCGGCAGACTTTTTGGCATTTACTTGTGTTTTACTGTTTCTTCGCCTGAAGGCTTTGGAGCAACAAACAGTCATAGTCTACGGAGACTGCAGGCGAAAAGGAATACTACAAGCAAAACAGGTGCAATTCGATACATTTCGTATCAAAATAAAGAGAAGAAGCGGGAAAACAAGCAGGTTTTGAGAGAGTAGGTTTATGTAGATATTCGGCATTAACAGTAAGATAATCAAATGAATGTCCCATTAAAAAAGGGTGTAGGCAAAAATTGCCTATACCCTTCTTTAATTTGCTTTCACCACCGCTATAATGTCTATGAACAGGGAGATACAGAGAATGAATGTATGAGTATATGCAAAAACATGCATAAATTACAGGTAGAATTTATTTCTTCA
The nucleotide sequence above comes from Bacteroides intestinalis DSM 17393. Encoded proteins:
- a CDS encoding IPT/TIG domain-containing protein yields the protein MKKHIIYLLILGFALLSNMTLTSCSDSDVANANDVLMVNAVLPTKVMEGQVVTITGTGLEKTISVVFPGNVSVNNIIKIGNGYISVITPAGISAEGGTVTIEANGESAESVMTLTVGKPEPLRVAPLDKEIKINECVEVYGNDLEFITKAYFPGEDGKDIVVDASNFKRKATGSLYIYSPMGIKAGPAQVTLEDCSGKKYTLPEVTLSDEVAGGSEGGEGYASIWEGEYTTGWWWYLPASELDLSAITPEAGQTIKFTFTHHDAPQTFCLCDGWWGAPFIRDGGESGNNIVLAAGEDFLEFKISEGMAATMNGTETALIIGGDITITKIQIKTD